In Candidatus Kuenenbacteria bacterium HGW-Kuenenbacteria-1, the sequence GAGGCTCTCATCTACCCCATAAATTTATTAATTTTTAATAAATTTATTTATAAATAATAACACATTTTATATTTTTTTTAGAACATCCCAACCGTGAGGGCGATAGAGGATTCGAACCTCTGACTCTTTGATGTCCATTGGGACATTCTAATCATGTACGCATCTACCTATTTATATTTTAAAATTATGGTGGGCGATAGAGGATTCGAACCTCTGACCCCCTCGGTGTAAACGAGGTGCTCTAACCAGCTGAGCTAACCGCCCTCTTAAATTGCTATTTTATGTTTCTTATAATTAATACAGCAGAAAAAAATAAAACAACTTTAATAATTTTTATTCATAAATTGGTAAATAAAAATCCCGAATTTTTTTTAATTTCTAAAAATAGTTTTAAAAGAAATTATCATCAAACCGAAAAATTATTACCATTTATTGATAAATTGTTTAAAAAAAATAAAAGGAAAATTCAAGATCTAAAAGGTATAGCAATAATAATTGGTCCAGGTCCTTTTACTGCTTTACGGATTGGGATAATTATTGCTAATACAATGGCTTATGTGTTAAAAATTCCTATTGCAGAAATAAAATTAAATGAATTTAAAAATACAAAAGAATTAATAGAATTAAGTTATAAAAAATTTAAAAAAGCAAAATTAGGAAAAATTGCCATTCCTTTTTACGGCAAAGAACCAAATATTACATCTAAACATTTATAATTTATCCTATTTTTTTTCTTCTCCTGATGTTAAATTTTTTAAATCAAGTAATGGCAAAGATGATGCTGGCAAGAATCCCCATTTTACATTTTCAGCCATTTTTTGAACAAATTCATATTGAATGGTTTGAGGATTAGCGCGCAACATTTCTCCTTTTAATTTAATTGATTCTGCTTCACCTTGCGCTGTAATAATTTTTTGTTCCTTTTCTACTACTATTCTATCTTTGTCATATTTAGCTTTTTTGATTCTTTGTTCAGCGATTTGTTTTTCTTCAATAGACTTAGCATATTCCGGAGTAAAAGTTACTTTTCTTAATAAAATTTCTTCTAAAATAATTCCTTTTTCAGCAAACATTGGTCTAATTTCCCCAGTCATTTTTTTAACAGCATCAGCTCTTTTTACTGAATAAATATCTATGGCTGTGTATTGAGAAATTGCCATTCTAATTTGACTGCGAGAAATTGGTTTAACAATTTTTTGAACATAATCTTCTCCAATATTTTGCCAAATATTGCTAACTTTATTTGAGTCAAGATGAAATAAAACTGTTACGTCAATCATTACTTGCTGTCCATCTGAAGTTGGGGCTTCCATACTATCATCTTTTTTTGTAGATATTGTATTTTCTTCGCTACTACTCATTGTAAAAGCTTGGGTTCGAGTATTAAATTCCTTGGCTGTTTGCCAAAATGGAATTTTTAAATGTAATCCCGGCAATAAGTTTTTTTGTAAAATTCCTCTACCAATATCATAAATACAAGCCACGTGTCCGCCTGAAACCGCAATAAATGAATTAAAAATTAAAACAAGCGCAATAATTCCAATAATAATTCCAATTAAAAGACTTTTAGGCAATTTAGGTTTTATTTCTATTGCTTCATTTTTTTGTGATTGCATAAAAAAATTTTGAGATTTATTAATGATTAAAAAAACAGCACCAATAATTATTATTAAAAATATAAAATCAGACATATTAATTTAAATTAAAAAATAAAGTTAGTTTTTTTATTGGTATTTATTTTATTCTCAATTATTGGCTCCATTATATTTATGATATTAAAAATTATTATTTTTTCAATTTTAATTTAAAGATTTTATAATTTTACTATTATTTTTTTTGATTATAACGGTTTAAGCAAGAACTAAAATTATTTAATTTTATCACTTATATCATGATAACAAAAACTTTTATAATTCTCTAATTTAATTTTATTACAAATAACTAAACTTGACGTACCATTTATAATACTAAAAAAGTCATCCTGTCAAGTCAAAAAAACCAACCTTATTTTTACTTTCAGTTAAAAAAAATTAAAAAATAAAATTGGTTGCGGGGGTGGGATTTGAACCCACGACCTTCAGGTTATGGGCCTGACGAGCTGCCGCTGCTCTACCCCGCGATATAAGAATTTTTATAATCGGTAATAGCGGTGGAGGGATTTGAACCCCCGACACGAGGATTATGATTCCTCTGCTCTAACCACTGAGCTACACCGCCTCTTTTATTTTATATTTATATTTTGGCTTTTTTAGTATAAAAGTAATATATCACAACTATTTCATATAGTCTAGAGCCATGTTTTTTGTTTTTGTTTTTTTGTTTCATGCAAATGTCATTTGTGTCTATAATGAAACCTAAAAACCTAATTTTTGGTGGAGGTGAGGGGATTTTCACCCCTGTCTGAAAAAATATTTAAAAATCTTCTACTGGTATAGTTTATTTTAAATTTTGAAATAAATAAAAAAAATAAACAAACATATTTATTTCTAGTCTTAGTAAATTTTGATAAATTAATTTAAGACGAAAAAATTTATCTATCCTAAAAATAACACCCAGATCTATTTATTAGGCATCAATAGTTGGATGGCTACAGGATTTTAAGCTGTAACGAAAGCAGGAGTCAAAGTAAAAGTTTTTGCAAAAGCAACGACTTTTTCTTTTACCTGTTCAATAAATTTAGCATTTATTGTTTTTGGTAGATTTGTGTCTTGCCGGACAACCAGCTAATTTTTAAAGAACTTTTCCATCGATTTTAAACACCCCCGGATAAAATTTGTAAAACAAATTTTATAATTTTATAATTTTAAATTTCTAAATAATCTTCTAATTTTTACTTTTTTAAATAATTAAAAAACATGGGATAATTATTTTTTTATTTTTATTATAAAAATGTCTTTTAGAAAAAATAAAATAATTATTAACCTTAAAATTTTCAATAGCCGTTTTCTCTAAAAAAGAAAAATTTTCTTTTTCTATATTGTTAACATATTTTACTTCAATTAATTTTGCTTTTTTCTTATTAAGAATCTCATTATTGCATACAAAATCAATCTCTTTTTGGTTTTTTTTATAAAATGAAATATATTCGTATTTTGTTTTTAAAATATTATAAATATAAGTTTCCGCTAGTTTCCCTATATATTGGCTAGCTATTGTATTTATATTAAAAAATTCAGGATGAAAAGTGGTAAAAAAATTTGTGCTAGCTATGTATCCTTTTTTTTGTAATCGTTTTGATTTTCTAAAAGATTTGGAATAATTATAAATAATATTAAAAAGTAGGCTATCTTGATAATAAGAAAAATATTTTTTTAAAGTATTAATTTCTACTCCTGCTTCGCTCGCTATTTTTCCATATTCTATCTCATTGCTAGTTTCATTTATTAATACGCGAAAAATAAATTTTAATTCATCAACTTTATTAACATCAAAAAGTCTAGGAATATCATATGCTATTGTTTTTTTGTATATTGAATCTTCTATATATTTATAAATTTTTTGTTTATCATTTTTACAAATTGTTTCTGGAAACTGATAATATAATAAATAATCTTCAAATAATTTTTCTAATTTTTTTCCATTTTGCGCTAAAAACCATTGATATTCGTTTTCTTTATATTTAATTTTATCTAAATTAGATATAGCAAATTTTTTATACTCAGCGATTAAAGATTTTTTTGTGTTTGATATTTCTAAAAATTCATCAAAACCAAGATGATTTAATTTAAATTCATAAATTCTTCCTGCCAAACTTTCTGTTGTTTTTTTTTGAATAAATAAAGAAGATGATCCGCTAACAATAAATTTTATATTTCCTCTGGTATCATAATATCTTTTTAAAATATGTTGCCACTTTTCTATGTATTGAATTTCGTCTAAAAATATATATTTTAGTTTATTATTTTTTGTTGTATCTAAAAAAGCATCGAGATATTTATTAAGTGAAAGTTTTGAAGTAATAAGAGCTTCATCAAAACTTAAAAATAAAATATTTTTTGAATTAATATTTTTTTTATCAATTAAATATTGTATTATTTGCTTTAAAATAGTCGTTTTGCCAGTTCTTCTGAGTCCAACAATAGATAAAATTTGTTCTTCTTTTAAATAGCTAATTAATTCTAATAATAATTTTCTTTGATATTTTTTTGCATCAAACCAAGAATTATTATTTATCCAATGCTTATTTTGCTTTATTATTTCTTCTAATATTAGGTCATTTTCCATATGATTTATTTTATAGTTAGATATATAACTATAAATAGTATAGTTATATACTGCATATTTGTCAATAAAATAAATCTAAAATTTAAAATTATTTTTATAATACTTGGCTTCAAGTTTCTATTGCAACTTTTTATTAAGAAATTTTATAAAATTTTACTTTGCCAAAGACTTTTTAAAATGATTATTTTAAAATATTTTTATTAATTTTTACGCCAGAATATTTTGAAAGTGTTTTTAAGGTTGCTTCAACAGTTGGATTGTTTGTATTGTCAAATACAATATTATAATTTTGCGCTAATTTAGTTATAACTTCGTCAGCCCAAGAAGGAGTTAAAACTTTTATACCGTTAAAATCTATAATTATTTTTTCGTTTTTTTTAATATCTTTGATTAAATACGCCGACATAGCTAAATAAGCCTCTCTTCCAGCTGGTCTAGAAATTAAAACATCGCCAAATTTTTTTAATTCTATTTTCATAAAAATTTTAATTAGTAATAATAGCCAAACAACCATTAATTTTTTTTGCCAAACTAATTTTTATTTTTTTATTTATTTCTATTTTGGCTGTTCCAGACATAAAAAGTAAATGTTTCTTTTTTTCTTTGATGCTTTCTTTAACAAACTTTAAACCATTGCCTCTTGGCTCTGGCGCGCGACCGGATATTTTTTCATTAAAAGCGACAAATAACGATTCTTTATCATTTTTTAACTCTGGTTTTACTCTTTTAAGCGTTGCTAAAATACCTTGACCTCTATCGGCTAAAACAATTGTTAATTTATTTTTATTTAATTCATAGCCAAAAAAAATACCCATAATGTCAGGCCATTTTCCTAAATTATGATCAAAAGAATTATTACCGATTTCTCCGGCAATGGCGGATAAAATATAAATATCGTTTTCTATAATTTTAGCATTAGCAAATAAAGAACTAATCATCATGCCTAATCTTGCTTGAAAAATATCGCGTGTTTCGCAATAATATTTTTTTTCAATACGTAATGGTATGTCGCTTTTTACCCATGCATATGCTTTTTTAAAACTATTATTCATAAAAATATAATTTTATTTTTTAGTTGAAATAACTTTTAAATAGAATTATTTTTTTAAATTTTAAATTTCTAATTAATTTTTAACGTCCCAATTTTTATTTTTTATTTCTTTAAGCATTCTATCTCTTATTTCAACCTTTCTAACTTCAACTATTTCATTTATCTCTGTATCCCAAAGGGAATTTTGCGAATTTTTTTCTTGAAATTGCTTTAATCCCAATAAAGTTTCAATTTTTTCTATTTTTTCAATTATTAAAACTCCTATTTTCTTTCCCTCTAAAGAAAAAAATTCGCTTTTTTTTATATAATTCAGTTAATTCCTTGAGGGTTTTATTTTCTAAATCTTGTTCTTGTTGTTCTCTTTCTTGTTCCATATGTTTTAAAATTATCAGCCAAAGGCTGATCATTCATAAATAATTTTAGAAGGCAATGCCTTCTGGGTGAAAAAATAAAAATAAAAATTAATTTAAAATAAACGTTTCACACATTTGTTTTTTGATAAGGGAGATTTAGAGGGTTTCTTAATTTCTGAAATCCCCCAACCCCCTTTATCAAGGGGGCTAATTAATTCTGTCCCCCCTGATAAGGGAGATTTAGAGGGTTTCTTCCTTTTAAAAATTCCCCAACCCTCTCTCGACAAGCTCGGGGCAGGCTCTTTATCAAGGAGGCTTTTAGATCTTTTTGATAAATATACTTTTTAAAAAAATTAGAAATTTTTCATCACTCTTTCTATTTTTCTTTTTACCTCTCTTTTTTTAATATCCTCTCTTTTATCAAATTTTTTCTTTCCCTTACCCAAACCAATTTCTAATTTGATAATCTTGCCCTTAGTATATACCTTAATTGGCAATAAAGTCAAGCCCGGGGTTTTTAATTTACCGATTAAAGAATTGATTTCTTTCTTTTTTAAAAGCAATTTTCGTGAATGAGTTGGTTGATAATTTTTTTGAACATTAGCTGCTGGCGCGTAAGCGGAAATATGACAATTAACCAACCAAACACAAGGCAAAGAATATTTTGAAATAACATTAGAAAGAGGTTTTTCTGGAATTTTAGAATCCAAAGTAACATAACTTCCCTTAAGATTGATTTGGCCCTTTTTTAGTGATTTCACTTCTGGTCCAGTCAAAACAATACCTGCTTCAAAGGTTTCTAAAATTTGATAATTATGATATATGTGTTTGTTTATAGTAATTGTAGGCATAGAATAAAATAAGCAAAATTTGTAAGACAAATTTTGCTTATCTTTAATCGTCATACGATGTATTTTGTATTTATTTTAAATTAAAATGGTAGGGAAGATAACCAATAATGCGCGGTGGTAATTAATATTTTATTAGCTTTATTTTTATTAATTTTATAAATATTTTCTTGATTTACTAATTGAACAGCTGGGACATTTAAATTATTTTGGAAATTAATCAATGCTTTTGTTGGCTGAACATCAGAATTTTTTGCTTCTATTATTAAAATTGGCAAATTATTATTACTAATAAGAAAATCCACTTCTTCTTGTTCTTTGTTTTTAATATAATGTAAATCAAAATTACCATATCCTTTTTCGTTCCAATTATTAATTGCTCTATATAATTCAAGGCTAACCATATTTTCAAATTTAGCGCCAATATCCTGAATTAAAGGATAGTTAAAAAGATATAATTTTTTTTCTTTTGTTATTGCTCTATTAATTTTTCTGGTCCATGGTAAGATTCTAAAAGTTAAATATGATATATCAAAAAGATTGAGCCAATTTTTTACAGTATCAAAAGCGACTTGCAAATCATTGGCAATATTGTTTATTGAAATTGGGCTTCCTATTTTTGATGGCAACAAAGAAAATAATAACCCAACATCATTAATATTTTTTATGTTTGACAAATTTCTAATATCTTCATAAATAATTTGCTTATTGTAATTTCTTGACCATTTTGTCCAAAATGTTTTTGTTGCCCTAGTAAATGGATCCGGAAAACCGCTAAATTGGGCTAAATTATCCCAAATATTTCGCGTTGATTTTTTATGATTTATATCAAAATCATTAATTGGATTTTTAATAAAATCAGAAAAATTTCTATTAGTATGACTTAATTCCGAAATTGTAAATGGAAAAAGATGAAACATTAAATATCTGCCAGCCAAAGAATCTCCGCCTTTTTGATAGATATCTAATCTCCCACTTCCAGAAATAAGAAAAGAATAATCAGAATAAAATTCATCATAAATGCCTTTTAAATAATTCTTCCATTTTTTGTATTTATGAATTTCATCTAAAACAACAAGCGGAATTGATTTATCAATCCTGTTAATTTGTTCAAAAAAAGTCGGATTTTTTATTATTTTTTGCTGATCTGAGATAATATCCCAATTAAAATAAATACTATTTTTATATTTTTTGGCTATTTCTTTTGCGATTGTTGTTTTGCCAACTTGTCTTGGACCAGCTAAAAAAACCATCTTTTTTTCTTCAGATAGTTCATTCCACAAATTAGTATAAGACTGTCTTTTAATAAATTGCATGATTATATCATTATGCAACACTTGGAAAAAGTCAAGACTTTTTCCAAGTCGTATGGGAGGATTTTTTGAAAAATTTGATTACATCTAGTTTAGAGTTTTAAATTTTTATTTTTATTTTGTTTTTATCTTAATCTTTTCTAAAAACTCAGTTAATTTCATTGCACCGAGGTCGCCTTTGTGTCGTTCACGGACAGCGATGGTGTTGGTATTTTTTTCTTTTTCTCCAACAATTAAAAGGTAAGGAATTTTTTGAAGTTCGGCATTGCGAATTCGTTTACCTAGAGTTTCGGTTTCATTATCAACAACAAGCCTAAAGTCGTAAGCCTTAAGCTGTAAGCTAATTTTCTCGGCATAATCATTAAATTTTTCGCTAATTGGAATAATTTGAACCTGAACAGGTGATAACCAAAATGGCAACGCGCCAGAATAGTGTTCAATTAAAACACCAATAAATCGTTCAAAAGATCCAAATAACGCGCGGTGCAACATAAATGGTTTTTCTTTCTCGCCTTTATCATTAATAAATGTCATATCAAATCTTTCAGGCAAATTAAAATCAAATTGCAAAGTTGAGCATTGCCACTCTCTTCCAATCGCGTCCTTAACTTTAAAATCAAGCTTTGGACCATAAAATACAGCTCCGCCTATATCTTTTTTAATATTTAATTTTTTTTCTAATGCAACTTTTTCTAAAACTTTTTCCGTAAAATCCCAACCTTCGTCAGTTCCCGCGTATTTTTTTGATTCTTGATCTCTTACAGATAGATACACATTTACGCTTTCAATTTCAAAACCAAATGATTTATAAATAAACAAAATAAAATCAATTACTTTTTTTAATTCATTTTCAACCTGATCGGCTCTGCAAATAATATGCGCGTCATCTTGAGTAAAACCTCTTACTCTAGTCAAGCCAGAAAGTTCTCCTTTTTTTTCATAGCGATATACTGTTCCGCATTCTGCCCATCGCAAAGGCAGTTCTCTGTATGAGTAAGGTTTATTTTTAAAAATTTGAACATGAAATGGACAATTCATTGGTTTTAATAAAAATTGTTCAGAATCTTTAATTTTATCTTTATCCTGACTTTCTTTTAATGTTTGGCCAACTTCTAATGGAGGATACATGCTTTCATTATAAAATCCCCAATGACCAGAAGTTTCCCAAAGAATTTTATTGCCAATATGCGGAGTACGAACTAATTGATAATCATTTTTTAAATGTTCTTTGTACCAAAAATCTTCAATAATTCTCCAAAGAATTGCGCCTTTAGGATGCCATAATGGCAAGCCAGAACCAACAATTTCATCAATATGAAAAAAGTCTAATTCTTTGCCAATCTTTCTATGGTCTCTTTTTTCTGCTTCTGTCATCATCGTTAAATAATCATCTAATTCTTTTTTTGTTTCAAAAGCAATGCCATAAATTCTTGTCAACATTTTATTTTTTTCATCACCTTTCCAATAAGCTCCGGCTAATTTTGTTAATTTAAAAGCATCTAAATTAATTTCTTTAGTTAAATTAATATGTGGACCTGCGCATAAATCTATAAAATAGCTGTTAGTTGGCTCATAGCTTATAGGATTAAAAGTTTCAAAAATCGTAATTTGTTTTAAATTTTTTTCTAATTCTTCAATCAATTCTAATTTATATGGTTGGTCTTTAAAAATTTCTTTTGCTTCTTCAATTGAAATTTCTTTTTTCTTAAATTTAAAATTTTGTTGAATAATTTTTTTCATTCTTTTTTCAATTTTTAATAAATCTTGTGGAACAAATGTTTTTTTTTCGCAATCAGATAAATCAAAATCATAATAAAATCCATTTTCAATTGCTGGTCCAATGCCAAATTTAACATTAGGCCATAATTCTAAAATAGCCCCTGCCATTATATGCGTCAATGAATGTCGCATAATTTCTAAATTGTTATTTTTTTCTTTAGACATAAATTTAAAATTAAAATTTAATTATTATTCTAACTTTATTTCTGTTGTTTCAATAACAACATCTTTCTTTTTAGATAATTCAGAATTAAAAAGACCTAAGTCAATATTATTTAAAAAATTCATGTAAAGATTGGCTTTAGTTAGAACAGAATAAGAATTTTCCATTTCTTTTTCTTTTTTATTAATTTTTACGCTTTCTTTCATAAATTTAATTAAACAAGACGAAGCGTCATTTTTATCTTTAAAACATTTATCAAGATTATCTTCATTATTTTGTCTACGTTTTTGTAGATTTTTTGTTTCTGAATCTAAAAATGGCTGTTCTTGATTAAAATCTTGCGCTTGATCATTCAAAGATTTTTGCCAGATAATGCCTTTTTTTGGAGAAAAAATAGGATCTTGAAAAGAGAAAAAATAAGATGTGTTCATACCAATATCAGATAAAGTGATTTTTCTTTTGCCATAAATAGCATTATCAAAAATTTTAGTTTTATCTAAATTCTCAATATTTTTTTCTTCATTTAATGTGGCTTCAAATTGAGCCAATGTTTTATCTGACCAATCTTTAAGATTAACACCTGCCAATCGGTAGTAAACAACTTTTTTGAAAGTATCAAATTTATTTTTAGGAACATAACTAGTAAGTTTAATTTTCATTTTATTAACAAAAAAATCATACCAATCAACAGTATTTCCAGCCAAAATTGACTGGCATTTTTTAGGAGCGATTTTAGCGCAATCAATATTATAAGTCGCTTTTAAATAAAGAGGTAAAACTTCTTGCCATTTCATCGGCTTTTCTCCTATAAATTTTTTTTCATTCTTAAGCAACTTATATTTAATTAATAAACGAAGATTTTCTTTATATTCTTGGTTTTGATCTTCTAAGTCGTTGTATTGGAGAACAATTAAATCTTTGTAAATATTAACTAATTTTGTTTCGCCTTGGGAAATTGGCGCTAATTCCAGTTTATTAGTTAAAAAATTATTGAGTTCAGTTAAATACTTGCTGATATTATTTTTTGAAGCTTTGATTATGATATTTAAAAAATACTCTTCCTTGTTTTGGTCATAAATTCCATCAGTAATTCTTAAATAACAATTTTTCATTTCCGGCATAACTAAACCATTTTCATCTGAATTGTCGCCATAATAATTATAGCTATAAGGACCATATGAAGGATAATAATTGCCAAAAAGATTATTTGGGCTATCACAAACAATATAACCCTTATGACCGTTTAAAGTAATAAGGGACTTATATTCAGAATTAATATCTTGAGTTTCTGTTTTGTATATTTCTTGAGCGGTTTTTCCCTTGCCATTATAAATATCTTTTTGTTGTAAATCAAAACGAAAAGATTCGTA encodes:
- a CDS encoding DUF4325 domain-containing protein; this translates as MKIELKKFGDVLISRPAGREAYLAMSAYLIKDIKKNEKIIIDFNGIKVLTPSWADEVITKLAQNYNIVFDNTNNPTVEATLKTLSKYSGVKINKNILK
- a CDS encoding SsrA-binding protein codes for the protein MPTITINKHIYHNYQILETFEAGIVLTGPEVKSLKKGQINLKGSYVTLDSKIPEKPLSNVISKYSLPCVWLVNCHISAYAPAANVQKNYQPTHSRKLLLKKKEINSLIGKLKTPGLTLLPIKVYTKGKIIKLEIGLGKGKKKFDKREDIKKREVKRKIERVMKNF
- a CDS encoding threonine--tRNA ligase, which encodes MSKEKNNNLEIMRHSLTHIMAGAILELWPNVKFGIGPAIENGFYYDFDLSDCEKKTFVPQDLLKIEKRMKKIIQQNFKFKKKEISIEEAKEIFKDQPYKLELIEELEKNLKQITIFETFNPISYEPTNSYFIDLCAGPHINLTKEINLDAFKLTKLAGAYWKGDEKNKMLTRIYGIAFETKKELDDYLTMMTEAEKRDHRKIGKELDFFHIDEIVGSGLPLWHPKGAILWRIIEDFWYKEHLKNDYQLVRTPHIGNKILWETSGHWGFYNESMYPPLEVGQTLKESQDKDKIKDSEQFLLKPMNCPFHVQIFKNKPYSYRELPLRWAECGTVYRYEKKGELSGLTRVRGFTQDDAHIICRADQVENELKKVIDFILFIYKSFGFEIESVNVYLSVRDQESKKYAGTDEGWDFTEKVLEKVALEKKLNIKKDIGGAVFYGPKLDFKVKDAIGREWQCSTLQFDFNLPERFDMTFINDKGEKEKPFMLHRALFGSFERFIGVLIEHYSGALPFWLSPVQVQIIPISEKFNDYAEKISLQLKAYDFRLVVDNETETLGKRIRNAELQKIPYLLIVGEKEKNTNTIAVRERHKGDLGAMKLTEFLEKIKIKTK
- a CDS encoding ATPase, giving the protein MQFIKRQSYTNLWNELSEEKKMVFLAGPRQVGKTTIAKEIAKKYKNSIYFNWDIISDQQKIIKNPTFFEQINRIDKSIPLVVLDEIHKYKKWKNYLKGIYDEFYSDYSFLISGSGRLDIYQKGGDSLAGRYLMFHLFPFTISELSHTNRNFSDFIKNPINDFDINHKKSTRNIWDNLAQFSGFPDPFTRATKTFWTKWSRNYNKQIIYEDIRNLSNIKNINDVGLLFSLLPSKIGSPISINNIANDLQVAFDTVKNWLNLFDISYLTFRILPWTRKINRAITKEKKLYLFNYPLIQDIGAKFENMVSLELYRAINNWNEKGYGNFDLHYIKNKEQEEVDFLISNNNLPILIIEAKNSDVQPTKALINFQNNLNVPAVQLVNQENIYKINKNKANKILITTAHYWLSSLPF